A segment of the Candidatus Nitrososphaera gargensis Ga9.2 genome:
TTAGGCAGCGACGCCCGGCCGCAGGACGCCTACATGTACGAGGGCAAGGAGGGTGTCAAGGTAATCATGCCAGAAGGCAGGATAGAAATCCTGCCCGGCTCGGTGCATTTTTGGTGCAGGATAGACGAGAGGGTCAGGTCATATGCAGACTGGCTTGTTGAAAACGTGTATTTCCCGAACAAGACCTCAGGATGATGTGAATCGTTTCTGGATTGCCAATACTTTCAATGACGACATCGTGTGATTCTCTTTTTTTGCCTTTAGACTCCTGAAGCCCGGACAAGCTCATACCTGTACTGCAGGTTGTCTTCTGGGTCATAAACCTCTGCCTTGACTGGCAGAGGCATGTCGCGGACGACCCAGATCTTGCTTGTCTTGTCCGCCAGCTTGTAGCTCAGGACAAAAGCGTCAAACGTCCCTGCCTGCGTCTGCACCGTCTCCTCTCCGGTGACCCGCACTATGACTTCTGACGACTGGTAAAATATCTGGTTCCACGGTGCACCCACCACCAGGTACTTTGGGCTATCGCCGTACTCCATTTCCCGGACGGCAAAGATCGACGACTGTATGGGGTCAAAATAGGGCCTGAACGATTCGTCCAACTGTCCTTCCCTTGTCAGCTCCTTTGACATCGTCATGGTGTTCTCGACAACAGTCTGACCTGTCCCGTTGACAATCGTGAATTCAACGTTCCAGTTGTCGTCGCCGGCCTCAGTAAAGACCATGGAAACCTGCGCAGAATCAAGCGAACTTGCCTCGCTCTTGGCAGTCAGGGAATAATCAAGCGCTGTCCCGTCCTTTATGTTGCCCCCCACCACCCAGATATCCTCGGCCGTGGGCGGAGTTAGAATCGGCCGGCCTGGAGCAGAAAACCCTCCTCCGGCAGCAATGATGCCTACGCTCACTCCTACTCCGACTGCAGCGAACACCGCAGTCATGATTGCTACGCGCCGCTTTGGAGACACTCTATTCTGAT
Coding sequences within it:
- a CDS encoding DUF3108 domain-containing protein; its protein translation is MSPKRRVAIMTAVFAAVGVGVSVGIIAAGGGFSAPGRPILTPPTAEDIWVVGGNIKDGTALDYSLTAKSEASSLDSAQVSMVFTEAGDDNWNVEFTIVNGTGQTVVENTMTMSKELTREGQLDESFRPYFDPIQSSIFAVREMEYGDSPKYLVVGAPWNQIFYQSSEVIVRVTGEETVQTQAGTFDAFVLSYKLADKTSKIWVVRDMPLPVKAEVYDPEDNLQYRYELVRASGV